Proteins encoded by one window of Cyclobacteriaceae bacterium:
- a CDS encoding glycosyltransferase yields MKRVLVAPLDWGLGHATRCIPIIKVLLESGYEVILAGSGASLALLKTEFPELKTEELPGYKPTYPASGSMMIKLALQAPKFLRAVLKENSATEKLVEKHQINFVISDNRYGCYSRDVPSVFITHQLKLIAPAGWRWLAALANYVTHIFIKRFSACWVPDFPGSILSGKLSRTENQQLKFIGPLSRLNKFPQTNTFDLLAIISGPEPQRTLFEQLVIREIIKSGKKALVVQGVIGTARKMIADGVEVVDHLNSEKLSEAMAASKMILSRSGYSTIMDLARLGKKAIFVPTPGQTEQEYLAQRFKEMQVAYFMDQKSFSLTDALRESENYTGFQNYFSDDDRLMQALASYLPS; encoded by the coding sequence ATGAAACGGGTACTGGTGGCGCCACTCGATTGGGGGCTTGGCCATGCTACCCGGTGTATTCCCATTATCAAGGTATTGCTTGAGTCGGGGTACGAAGTAATTCTTGCCGGCTCCGGTGCTTCACTCGCTTTATTGAAAACCGAATTTCCGGAACTGAAAACCGAAGAGCTTCCCGGCTATAAGCCAACCTATCCTGCATCCGGTTCTATGATGATTAAGTTGGCTTTGCAGGCACCAAAGTTTCTTCGCGCTGTACTGAAAGAAAATTCAGCGACAGAAAAGTTGGTTGAGAAACATCAAATCAATTTTGTCATTTCTGATAACCGATATGGGTGCTATTCCCGCGATGTACCTTCTGTTTTCATCACGCATCAACTCAAACTCATTGCGCCTGCCGGGTGGAGGTGGCTCGCTGCTTTGGCCAATTATGTGACGCATATTTTTATCAAACGATTTTCAGCATGCTGGGTGCCTGACTTTCCTGGATCAATATTGAGCGGGAAACTATCCCGAACAGAAAATCAACAATTAAAATTTATTGGGCCACTTTCCCGCTTAAATAAATTTCCTCAAACCAATACGTTCGATTTGCTTGCCATTATCTCAGGCCCAGAACCGCAACGTACGCTGTTTGAGCAATTGGTCATTCGGGAAATAATAAAATCTGGAAAGAAGGCATTGGTTGTTCAAGGCGTAATCGGCACAGCGCGTAAAATGATTGCCGATGGTGTAGAGGTTGTGGATCATTTGAATAGTGAAAAGTTAAGTGAAGCAATGGCTGCTTCTAAAATGATTTTGTCGCGTTCCGGTTACAGCACCATCATGGATTTAGCCAGGCTTGGAAAGAAAGCCATCTTCGTACCTACTCCCGGACAAACCGAGCAGGAATACCTGGCGCAACGGTTCAAGGAAATGCAGGTAGCGTATTTCATGGATCAAAAATCATTTTCACTGACCGATGCATTAAGGGAGTCTGAAAATTATACCGGATTCCAAAACTATTTTAGTGATGATGATCGGTTGATGCAGGCTTTAGCTTCATATTTGCCATCATGA
- a CDS encoding polysaccharide deacetylase family protein, with product MVYRTPFFLPLLYPKLTWRIPTDKKSIYLTFDDGPVPGPTDFVLDVLKRYNLKGTFFCIGDNVRKHPDVFKRIIAEGHVVGNHTYNHLNGWNTPIDKYIENVNLCDAMVAGCQLPVTGNPQPETCNYFRPPYGRITSKQINALKANYKIIMWDVLTQDYDQRISQNKCLNGSIGATRNGSITVFHDSYKADRNLSFVLPRYIEHFLEKGYSFNVIPQ from the coding sequence ATGGTTTACCGAACACCATTTTTTCTTCCGCTGCTGTACCCAAAACTTACGTGGAGAATTCCAACGGATAAAAAATCCATTTACCTCACCTTTGATGATGGCCCCGTACCCGGTCCAACCGATTTTGTGCTGGATGTTCTAAAACGTTATAACCTGAAGGGCACTTTTTTTTGCATTGGGGATAACGTGCGAAAGCATCCGGATGTATTTAAGCGAATTATAGCAGAAGGACATGTTGTAGGTAATCATACTTATAATCATTTGAATGGATGGAATACTCCGATCGATAAATACATTGAAAATGTAAACTTATGTGATGCGATGGTTGCCGGATGCCAGTTACCAGTTACCGGTAACCCGCAACCGGAAACCTGCAACTATTTCCGTCCTCCTTATGGCCGAATCACATCAAAGCAGATTAATGCATTGAAAGCGAACTATAAAATTATTATGTGGGATGTGCTTACGCAGGATTATGATCAGCGTATTTCACAAAACAAATGCTTAAATGGATCGATAGGCGCAACACGTAACGGCTCCATAACTGTTTTTCACGATAGTTATAAAGCAGATCGCAATCTTTCATTTGTATTGCCGCGTTACATCGAGCATTTTTTGGAAAAGGGATATTCGTTTAATGTGATTCCACAATGA
- a CDS encoding PP2C family protein-serine/threonine phosphatase, with product MSEVSLKSQYEIKELELNSLLEVTQAINNNVPEEYLYKIYNFTLRSNLKIRKLALFVLDEVWNCKVNFGTQQSFTKTRLPDCFKDVKTVCKLQDFEETPFSEFDMVMPVAHKENTLALVFIGDHSHESSHDGLKFLQALSNIIIVAIENKKLARKQLEQEAFRKELEIASDVQQFLFPEKLPNTDLLNVEASYLPHDVIGGDYYDYIPINKNQFLLCIADVSGKGIPAALMMSNFQASLRTLLRQTPNLRDIIEALNFQVLENAKGEKFITFFACIYDISLKTLVYVNCGHNPPILCDRKNGIRLLEDGSTVLGAMHPLPFLNEGFITDLEQFRLFCYTDGLTETINEAGEEFGMERLMKYFHDDSTRVKDMRTIHNDIIVELDNFKGRNGYHDDITMVSCRVG from the coding sequence ATGTCGGAGGTATCGCTTAAAAGCCAGTATGAAATCAAAGAGTTGGAACTCAACTCGTTACTGGAAGTAACGCAGGCCATAAACAATAATGTGCCAGAGGAATACCTGTATAAAATCTACAACTTTACCCTTCGCTCAAACCTGAAAATCAGGAAACTGGCGCTTTTTGTTTTGGATGAAGTGTGGAATTGTAAAGTGAACTTTGGTACGCAGCAATCCTTTACCAAAACCCGTTTGCCGGATTGCTTTAAAGACGTTAAGACTGTTTGTAAGCTTCAGGATTTTGAAGAGACGCCCTTCAGCGAATTTGACATGGTGATGCCGGTGGCGCATAAAGAGAATACCTTGGCGTTGGTATTTATTGGCGATCATTCACACGAGTCATCACATGATGGCCTGAAATTTCTACAAGCGTTGAGCAACATCATCATTGTGGCCATCGAAAATAAAAAGCTGGCCAGAAAGCAACTGGAGCAAGAGGCCTTCCGCAAGGAACTTGAAATTGCCAGTGATGTGCAGCAGTTTTTGTTTCCTGAAAAATTACCCAACACCGATTTATTAAATGTGGAGGCCAGCTACCTGCCACACGATGTTATAGGCGGTGATTATTACGATTACATCCCCATCAATAAAAACCAATTTTTGCTTTGTATAGCCGATGTTAGCGGCAAGGGCATACCGGCTGCACTTATGATGTCGAATTTTCAGGCATCGTTACGCACGTTGTTACGCCAAACACCGAACTTACGCGATATTATTGAGGCATTGAATTTTCAAGTGCTGGAAAATGCAAAGGGTGAAAAGTTCATCACCTTTTTCGCCTGCATCTATGACATCAGCTTGAAAACTTTGGTGTACGTAAACTGCGGCCATAATCCTCCGATTTTATGCGATCGCAAAAACGGAATCCGGTTGCTGGAAGATGGATCAACTGTACTAGGTGCCATGCACCCGCTTCCATTTTTAAATGAAGGTTTCATTACCGACCTGGAGCAGTTCCGGCTCTTTTGTTATACCGATGGCCTAACCGAAACCATCAACGAAGCAGGGGAGGAGTTTGGCATGGAGCGCTTGATGAAATATTTCCATGATGACAGCACCCGCGTTAAAGACATGCGCACCATTCACAACGACATCATCGTTGAGTTGGATAATTTCAAAGGCCGTAACGGCTACCACGATGATATTACCATGGTTTCTTGTCGGGTAGGTTAA
- a CDS encoding glycosyltransferase: MWWLMVMVFGVYYVLLMFLCIGWWRSVKPRRYNNKQVDKLFISVIIPARNEADTITRLLDTLSKQDYAAENFEVVVINDHSSDKTEEVVNVWTKENPEISLTLLNQAAEHRGKKAALTRGIGHAKGEIVVTTDADCIVQSGWLTSITDAFDRDVQLVVGAVGLRDNHSLFSKLQVVEFASLVGTGVATLGWGIPTMCNGANLAFRKSVFEEVNGYQGAEHIASGDDEFLLRKVAACYPKGVQFNPLPTGVVEAKAATSLREFFQQRIRWAGKWKAHGIGFSSALAFFIFIFHALTILLPVLAGLQFLSWTVALSLLIGKLLLEAAFLFPILRFCTGRFYPLIFLLLQFIYPFYVVGFGLAANFLRTEWKGRKI; encoded by the coding sequence ATGTGGTGGCTTATGGTCATGGTTTTTGGTGTCTATTATGTGCTGTTGATGTTTTTGTGCATCGGATGGTGGAGGTCTGTAAAACCCAGACGCTATAATAATAAGCAGGTTGACAAACTTTTTATCTCGGTCATAATTCCAGCGCGTAATGAAGCTGACACCATTACACGTTTGCTAGACACCCTTTCGAAGCAGGATTATGCTGCTGAAAATTTTGAGGTAGTGGTAATTAATGATCACTCTTCAGATAAGACCGAAGAGGTAGTGAATGTCTGGACGAAGGAAAATCCGGAGATTTCATTAACACTTTTAAATCAGGCTGCTGAACATCGGGGAAAGAAGGCCGCTCTAACACGCGGTATTGGTCACGCAAAAGGTGAAATAGTAGTAACTACTGATGCCGACTGTATTGTTCAATCGGGTTGGTTAACTTCAATCACTGATGCATTTGATCGGGATGTTCAACTCGTGGTTGGGGCCGTTGGTCTTCGCGATAATCATTCCTTATTTAGTAAACTTCAGGTAGTGGAATTTGCTTCGCTCGTTGGAACGGGCGTTGCTACTTTGGGTTGGGGCATACCAACCATGTGCAACGGAGCCAACCTTGCTTTTCGGAAGTCGGTGTTCGAAGAGGTAAATGGCTATCAGGGGGCCGAGCATATCGCTTCTGGTGATGATGAATTTCTACTTAGAAAAGTAGCCGCGTGTTACCCGAAGGGTGTTCAATTTAATCCTTTACCAACTGGTGTAGTAGAAGCGAAGGCTGCGACTTCGCTAAGGGAATTTTTTCAGCAACGCATCCGGTGGGCCGGCAAATGGAAAGCCCATGGTATTGGATTCTCGTCAGCCCTGGCATTTTTCATTTTCATTTTTCATGCTTTAACCATTTTATTGCCTGTTCTGGCTGGCCTGCAATTCTTGTCGTGGACGGTTGCATTATCATTGTTGATAGGAAAGCTATTGTTGGAGGCAGCCTTCCTCTTTCCGATACTCCGATTTTGTACCGGAAGGTTTTATCCCCTGATTTTTTTGTTGCTGCAATTCATCTATCCTTTTTACGTTGTAGGTTTCGGCCTGGCGGCCAATTTTTTACGGACGGAATGGAAGGGAAGAAAAATTTAA
- the ruvC gene encoding crossover junction endodeoxyribonuclease RuvC — protein sequence MKAPREKIILGLDPGTNITGYGIICVTGNRVELVQYGIIRLGKTGEQALKLKKIFDKVIDLLKEYHPDEVALEAPFFGKNVQSMLKLGRAQGVAMSAALSREIPIVEYAPKKVKQSVTGNGNASKEQVAKMLMQVFQIKEIPKLLDATDALAVALCHHFQQGNLKPKSKSWEGFLKANPNRIKRISRS from the coding sequence ATCAAGGCACCACGTGAAAAGATTATTTTAGGGCTGGATCCCGGAACCAATATTACCGGGTACGGAATCATTTGTGTAACCGGTAACCGAGTTGAACTGGTACAGTACGGCATCATCCGATTAGGAAAAACCGGTGAACAAGCACTCAAGCTGAAAAAGATTTTCGATAAGGTAATTGATCTATTAAAAGAATATCATCCGGATGAAGTGGCGTTGGAAGCTCCCTTCTTTGGCAAGAATGTTCAATCGATGTTAAAACTGGGGCGCGCCCAGGGCGTGGCCATGTCGGCAGCGCTTTCGCGCGAAATACCGATTGTTGAGTATGCGCCCAAAAAAGTAAAGCAATCCGTTACCGGAAACGGAAATGCCTCCAAGGAACAAGTAGCCAAAATGCTGATGCAGGTTTTTCAAATAAAAGAAATTCCTAAACTGCTGGATGCCACCGATGCATTAGCCGTGGCGTTGTGTCATCACTTTCAGCAAGGCAACCTGAAACCAAAATCAAAATCGTGGGAAGGATTTTTAAAGGCCAACCCCAATCGCATCAAACGCATTAGCCGGAGTTAA
- a CDS encoding oligosaccharide flippase family protein, with protein MGIVIRQSFFTTVISYAGIVLGYINVLYLYPRFLDLEQIGLLRTILDFAILMAFFAQAGLATSIIRFYPRFVKEHTESQGFINLVLLITTGSYLIFLLVYFLFEEYFLGFFGENAELLSQYIHLALWLTFVVAVSTLMESFARTQLKLAFPRLVNEIGIRFLQGVVVTLYFINVISFPQLLIASVLIYLLSLIIILVYLARIGLFRFSFAIMRIPKPTLREFAFFSIVSLVSSSVFMMIGRLDSLMVSALIDFKANAVYTTAFYMAAAIEVPRRAIAQINSTLFARAFEKNDLTEVEELYRKTSINQLIIGALLLIGLWANLHNIYALMPNGDAYRIGFNVVVIIGLAKLIDMTFGPNSEILAMSNYYWVNSLALIFLAPLIIAFNYFLIPVYGIDGAAYGSCISILIFNIIKYTYIYAKFKQQPFTQKTIVVLLIAGLSTALAYYLPILEHPIVDLIYRSTLITLVFSSLILLTRSSDEINSIVQQALIKVGVIKR; from the coding sequence ATGGGCATTGTAATCCGACAAAGTTTTTTTACCACCGTAATTTCTTATGCGGGCATTGTGTTGGGTTACATCAATGTGTTATACCTCTACCCACGTTTTCTCGATCTGGAACAGATCGGGTTGCTGCGCACCATTCTCGACTTCGCCATTCTGATGGCCTTCTTTGCGCAGGCGGGCCTTGCCACCTCTATTATCCGGTTCTATCCACGATTTGTTAAAGAACATACTGAGAGTCAAGGATTCATCAACCTGGTGCTCTTAATTACTACCGGCAGTTACCTCATCTTTCTGCTTGTTTACTTTTTATTTGAAGAATACTTCTTAGGTTTTTTTGGTGAGAATGCCGAATTGCTTTCGCAGTACATCCACCTGGCTTTATGGTTAACATTTGTGGTTGCCGTGTCTACCCTAATGGAGTCTTTTGCCAGAACCCAACTCAAGCTTGCGTTTCCGCGACTGGTTAATGAAATAGGTATTCGTTTTTTACAGGGTGTAGTGGTTACACTTTACTTCATCAACGTAATTTCCTTTCCTCAACTGCTGATTGCCTCTGTGCTCATTTACTTGCTTAGCCTCATTATCATTCTTGTTTACCTCGCACGAATCGGCTTGTTCCGATTTTCATTTGCAATTATGCGAATTCCAAAACCGACCCTCAGAGAGTTTGCATTCTTCAGCATCGTAAGCTTAGTGAGCTCCAGTGTGTTTATGATGATTGGGCGGCTGGACAGTTTAATGGTAAGCGCACTCATCGACTTTAAAGCAAATGCAGTTTACACCACGGCCTTTTACATGGCCGCAGCCATTGAAGTACCCCGAAGAGCCATCGCCCAAATAAACAGCACCTTGTTTGCGCGAGCGTTCGAAAAAAATGATTTAACAGAAGTGGAAGAACTTTACAGAAAGACATCCATTAACCAGCTTATTATTGGCGCCCTGCTACTCATCGGGTTGTGGGCCAACCTTCATAACATTTATGCGCTAATGCCAAATGGCGATGCTTATCGCATCGGGTTTAATGTGGTGGTGATTATCGGACTGGCCAAACTAATCGATATGACATTCGGACCCAATTCAGAAATTCTGGCCATGTCGAACTATTATTGGGTAAATAGTCTGGCGCTTATATTCCTTGCTCCCTTGATCATTGCGTTCAACTATTTTTTGATACCCGTTTACGGCATAGATGGCGCAGCATACGGTTCCTGTATTTCCATTTTGATCTTCAACATCATCAAATACACATACATCTACGCAAAGTTTAAGCAACAGCCATTTACCCAAAAAACGATCGTAGTGCTTCTGATCGCAGGGCTGTCCACAGCGTTGGCCTACTACCTGCCCATATTGGAGCATCCCATAGTTGACCTGATCTATCGCTCAACACTCATTACCCTGGTGTTTTCTTCACTGATTCTGCTCACCCGAAGCTCTGACGAGATCAATTCCATCGTTCAACAAGCCTTAATAAAGGTTGGCGTTATTAAGCGATAA
- a CDS encoding YfhO family protein, whose amino-acid sequence MNFATVKQKALPHLLATLIFILLTVIFYSPIFFEGKILNQNDVNQGIASGSELAAFREKTGEEGLWTNSMFSGMPAYLISLRWSGSEPLTIIEKVISLGFPNSAKETFLSLVCFYILLIVFGIRPSIAIAGAIAYAFSTYFIVSIEAGHLWKMRAIAYAPLVLAGVHLAYTKRLLWGFAVTALALALEINSNHIQITYYLGLMLVIYGIVQLIFAVREKEIKSFFISSTLLVGAVVLAIGANLGKLWSTYEYGKYSIRGKSELTSNTQSTGGLDRDYAFEWSSGVAESFTFLVPNFYGGASGNYTGQNSDLEIALRQNNVPEAQIAQYTRGLLGYWGPQPFTSGPVYAGALVVFFFVLGILYADKRNTTWLIAATVLSIVLSWGKHFPSVNYFLFDYLPMYNKFRAVSMAVVIALMAMPLLGCLGLEKLLQEKWDKKSQKNLFIALGVTGGLALLIAIIAYIPALDLGDVPQWVKNAVDSSRKSIIRKDAFRTIFFVVAAGAVVFFYLRKSIGTVVFSGLLILLMVIDIMGVDYRYVQEENYIKKRRNNFFTETPADQVIKQDKSTPFRVLNFQNPFNEARTSAFHHSIGGYHGAKMRRYQDLITHHLQHEMNDIMQAGNITASNANVLNMLNTRYLLAGQTADAVIRNPHHNGNAWFVQEVLVANNPDEEIQLLDSINTKTQAVIDVSKFSKPEFTYDSSASIRLTEYAPNKLVYEATTATDGYAVFSEIYYPEGWKAFIDGQETSIDRVNYVLRAIKIPAGSHAIEFRFQPKSYSIGNKFMLVANILMLVVIATAMWNTFRKVIKG is encoded by the coding sequence ATGAACTTCGCTACTGTCAAGCAAAAAGCTTTACCTCACCTGCTCGCTACCCTGATATTTATTTTGCTTACGGTGATTTTCTACTCCCCCATTTTCTTTGAGGGAAAAATCCTGAACCAAAATGATGTGAACCAAGGCATTGCCTCCGGTTCGGAGTTGGCGGCCTTTCGTGAAAAAACAGGTGAAGAAGGTCTTTGGACAAACAGCATGTTCAGTGGCATGCCGGCATACCTGATTAGCCTACGCTGGTCGGGATCAGAACCGCTGACCATAATCGAAAAAGTCATTTCATTAGGATTTCCCAACTCAGCAAAAGAAACATTCCTGTCGCTGGTTTGCTTTTACATTTTATTGATCGTGTTTGGTATTCGGCCATCCATTGCCATTGCAGGGGCCATAGCCTACGCCTTTAGTACATACTTTATTGTAAGTATCGAAGCGGGGCACCTTTGGAAGATGCGTGCCATCGCCTACGCCCCGTTGGTATTGGCGGGTGTCCATCTTGCCTATACAAAAAGATTGCTATGGGGATTTGCCGTTACGGCATTGGCACTGGCACTTGAAATAAACAGTAACCACATACAAATCACCTATTACCTCGGACTAATGCTCGTGATTTATGGCATTGTTCAATTAATTTTTGCCGTTCGGGAAAAGGAAATAAAATCTTTTTTTATTTCATCCACTTTACTTGTCGGTGCAGTTGTGCTGGCTATTGGCGCCAACCTGGGTAAATTGTGGTCGACTTACGAGTATGGCAAATATTCCATTCGTGGAAAGTCAGAATTAACCAGCAACACACAAAGCACCGGTGGCCTTGATCGTGACTATGCCTTTGAGTGGAGCAGCGGGGTAGCAGAAAGTTTTACCTTTCTCGTTCCAAATTTTTACGGAGGCGCTTCCGGAAATTACACAGGCCAAAACAGTGACCTGGAAATTGCCCTTCGACAAAACAATGTACCCGAAGCCCAGATTGCGCAATACACCCGCGGACTCCTTGGATACTGGGGCCCGCAGCCTTTTACGAGCGGACCTGTTTACGCAGGCGCGTTGGTGGTATTCTTTTTTGTGTTGGGCATTCTGTATGCCGATAAGCGAAACACTACATGGCTCATTGCAGCAACTGTTTTATCGATCGTACTCTCATGGGGAAAGCATTTTCCCTCGGTGAATTATTTCCTGTTCGATTACCTACCGATGTATAACAAATTTAGAGCAGTTTCCATGGCCGTAGTGATTGCGCTGATGGCCATGCCGTTGTTGGGCTGCCTGGGTCTTGAAAAATTGTTGCAAGAAAAATGGGATAAGAAAAGTCAGAAGAATTTATTTATTGCACTGGGCGTAACCGGAGGGCTCGCTTTGCTAATCGCCATTATCGCTTACATACCGGCACTCGACCTAGGCGATGTTCCGCAGTGGGTAAAGAATGCGGTGGATTCATCGCGCAAATCAATCATTCGCAAAGATGCATTCAGAACCATTTTCTTTGTTGTAGCTGCCGGAGCAGTAGTCTTTTTCTATTTGCGTAAGTCAATCGGTACAGTTGTATTTTCCGGATTACTCATCCTGTTAATGGTCATCGATATTATGGGCGTTGATTATCGCTATGTGCAGGAAGAAAACTACATTAAGAAACGCAGGAATAACTTCTTCACGGAAACACCTGCCGACCAGGTAATCAAACAAGATAAGAGCACTCCATTCCGTGTACTCAATTTTCAAAATCCATTTAATGAGGCACGAACGTCTGCCTTTCACCACTCCATTGGTGGCTATCACGGTGCCAAAATGCGCAGGTACCAGGATTTGATTACACACCACCTTCAGCATGAAATGAACGACATCATGCAGGCCGGCAACATCACGGCCAGCAATGCCAACGTGCTGAACATGCTGAACACCCGATACCTGCTGGCCGGACAAACCGCTGATGCGGTCATCCGCAATCCGCACCATAATGGCAATGCGTGGTTTGTGCAGGAGGTACTTGTAGCCAATAACCCCGATGAAGAAATTCAATTACTCGACTCCATCAACACCAAAACACAAGCTGTGATTGATGTATCAAAATTCAGCAAGCCAGAATTTACATACGATTCCAGTGCATCAATCAGGCTTACAGAATATGCTCCTAACAAACTGGTGTACGAGGCAACCACGGCAACCGATGGGTATGCGGTGTTTTCAGAGATTTATTATCCGGAAGGGTGGAAAGCTTTTATTGACGGCCAGGAAACTTCAATTGATCGTGTAAATTACGTTCTTAGAGCAATAAAAATTCCTGCCGGAAGCCATGCCATTGAATTCAGATTTCAACCTAAATCATACTCCATAGGAAATAAATTCATGCTTGTCGCGAATATTCTTATGTTAGTTGTTATTGCAACAGCAATGTGGAATACATTCCGAAAGGTAATTAAAGGATGA
- a CDS encoding glycosyltransferase — MKRVLIITYYWPPSGGIGVLRCLKFAKYLQQFGWEPIIYTASNPQYPYIDHSNDKDIPEGIEILKHPISEPFSLFKKFTGKKKDEPISNPLVTKGENRGVIEKLAIWVRANFFIPDARALWIKPSVRFLSQYLKENHIDAILSNGPPHTNSVIACRLAQQFSIPWLADFQDPWTQVDYYSLFPIGKRADRIHKRMEQEVFKTANKITIVSPTWKRDLEKIGAKDVDVVYWGYDEDDFKNLSIHREDKFQIVHAGILGEDRHAENFFIAIKELCHELPDFEKKLHIRFFGMVDHSIQKSILQNNIAHLAQLEGTKPRNEILSILASAGLLLLPLNKSENINGRIPGKLFEYLRTQVPILCIGPQTSDVASILSLTGAGETFEYEDETGIKDYIKVNYDRYLQGLKSSTDIEAIQQFNVVNQTKSIAKLLDNISTRSNVKS, encoded by the coding sequence ATGAAGCGTGTACTAATCATTACCTATTACTGGCCACCGAGTGGAGGGATTGGTGTGTTGCGATGCCTGAAATTCGCCAAGTACCTGCAGCAATTCGGATGGGAGCCAATTATCTACACCGCTTCCAATCCGCAGTACCCATATATCGACCACTCCAATGACAAGGACATTCCGGAAGGAATTGAAATACTGAAGCACCCAATTTCTGAACCCTTCTCCCTGTTCAAAAAATTTACTGGAAAAAAAAAGGATGAGCCCATCAGCAATCCATTGGTTACAAAAGGAGAAAACAGAGGTGTGATTGAAAAATTGGCCATATGGGTCCGGGCTAACTTTTTTATCCCGGACGCCAGGGCGCTTTGGATTAAGCCATCCGTAAGATTTCTTAGTCAGTACCTGAAAGAAAATCATATTGACGCCATTCTATCGAATGGCCCACCGCATACAAATTCTGTAATTGCATGTCGACTGGCACAACAGTTTTCGATTCCCTGGCTGGCGGATTTTCAAGACCCATGGACACAAGTAGATTATTATTCTCTCTTTCCAATAGGAAAGCGGGCAGACCGTATCCACAAGCGAATGGAACAAGAAGTTTTTAAAACTGCCAACAAGATTACTATTGTAAGCCCTACATGGAAAAGAGATCTGGAGAAAATTGGAGCAAAAGATGTGGACGTGGTTTACTGGGGCTATGATGAGGACGATTTCAAAAATCTAAGCATTCATAGAGAAGATAAGTTTCAGATAGTTCATGCCGGCATTTTGGGTGAAGACAGACATGCAGAAAACTTTTTCATAGCGATAAAGGAACTATGCCATGAACTTCCGGATTTCGAAAAGAAATTACATATTCGATTCTTCGGAATGGTGGACCACTCCATACAAAAGAGTATTCTGCAAAATAACATAGCCCATCTGGCCCAGTTAGAAGGAACAAAACCAAGAAATGAAATATTGTCCATACTGGCATCGGCAGGTTTATTACTTCTACCCCTCAATAAATCTGAAAATATCAATGGCAGAATACCCGGAAAATTATTTGAGTATTTACGAACACAGGTTCCTATTTTATGCATTGGCCCACAAACCAGCGATGTGGCCTCAATTCTTTCACTTACAGGTGCAGGGGAAACGTTTGAATATGAAGATGAAACCGGAATTAAAGACTACATAAAAGTAAATTACGATAGGTATTTACAAGGACTAAAAAGCAGCACCGACATTGAAGCTATCCAACAATTCAATGTGGTCAACCAAACAAAATCAATAGCCAAATTATTGGACAACATATCCACGCGTTCAAATGTCAAAAGTTAA